The window GCCAAAGAATGCGACAAAGCAAGCTTTACAAAAATCGCTCAAAGTGGCGTGAAGATTAAAAAGCTTGATTTTAAAGCCGCACAAGCTTTGGCAAAAGGTGGCAATCATCAAGGTTTTTTGATGAGAGTAAAAGACTTTACTTTTACGCCTTTTCACGAGCTTAAAAAAGATGAATTTATCGTTATGCTTTATGGTATTAGTGATGTTGGAAATATAGGCTCTATCGCAAGAACGGCTTATGTTTTTGGGGTGAAGAGTTTGCTTATAGTTGGTTCAAGTGTAGGCATTGAAGGCATTATCCGCACAAGTGCAGGTGCAGCAATGGATATGAAAATAACACTAGTGCAAGATGGTTTAAGCGCCTTAAATGAGCTTAAACAGCTTGGTTTTTATCTGTATGCAAGTGATAAAGATGGCAAGGACATTTGTTCGCTTAAAACAAAAGATAAAAAGGTTTTGATTATGGGAAGTGAGGGTTTTGGTTTGACTCAAAAAGTCATAAAAAAATGCGATGAAAGTGTAGGTATAAAAATGAAAAGTGAATTTGACAGCCTCAATGTGAGTGCTGCTTTTGCAATACTTTGTGATAGGATGGTAAATGAATAACTTAGAAAATTTAAACCTCAAAGAGGTCTCTCAAAGAACACAGATAGAAATGGCTTTTTTAGAAGCTTTGCTTGAAAAAGACTTCAAAAAGCTAAGTCGCTTTA is drawn from Campylobacter sp. MIT 12-8780 and contains these coding sequences:
- a CDS encoding TrmH family RNA methyltransferase, with protein sequence MIIYGKQIFFYVLARHKEQIEELFLAKECDKASFTKIAQSGVKIKKLDFKAAQALAKGGNHQGFLMRVKDFTFTPFHELKKDEFIVMLYGISDVGNIGSIARTAYVFGVKSLLIVGSSVGIEGIIRTSAGAAMDMKITLVQDGLSALNELKQLGFYLYASDKDGKDICSLKTKDKKVLIMGSEGFGLTQKVIKKCDESVGIKMKSEFDSLNVSAAFAILCDRMVNE